DNA sequence from the Fragaria vesca subsp. vesca unplaced genomic scaffold, FraVesHawaii_1.0 scf0513018, whole genome shotgun sequence genome:
ACACCTGAAAGAAGAGCCTCTACAGATGCAGAATGAAGATAGAGAAGTGGagtagaaaatgaaaagcttTATTTGATGAGACGCTAATAATGATACAAATGGGTTCCAAATTACAACTTCCTGTTGAAAAACAGGGCCacataaaaatacataaacatgcAGCAAAAGGTCCTCTGCATACCTCGCCGTGCCGAAAATAATCGCTCTGTTAATACATTACAACAACAGgagtctaaactctaaactttctctcttttttattaatagtAATCACTAAAGCAAAGCCGGTATGCCAAAAGCTCAGCCAATGGAAAAATGAATGGCAATCGAGCTCTCGAGCCTCTGTATACCTCTCCTTCCGTAGCTACAATAACGATAATGATATTTAAATGTGAAACCATGAATGCCATATGAAGCATTTACCTGCTATGCTGCTATACCAAACCCATCCAATATGCATTTACCAGCCATATTAAGCTGTCACGAAAGGTAAGCTTCAATGCCAAATCTTGAATCCTGGTAATGTAATCCAAGGGTGTGTTCCATCAAGTGGTCAAGTGAGCCTCACTGCAGAGTGTTCATCCATGGTCCAAATAAAGCCAGGCATGTCAAACCTTGGACCAGCAACAGACCTGTATATATAGAGCTTCTCAACAGGACAGCTCTCTGGCCTCAATTCTGGGTGTCCCCTCTCGTCAATAACTTCAACATTAAGCCGGGGCAACTTCTGACCTAGCAGCTTACATGCTCCATAACTCACTGAGCAAGAAGACATCCAAAGGGATCGCATTGTCTCCAGCTTTGCAGCATTGGCCAAAAGCGCCTTATCACCAAAAGGACAGTCCCTAATCTCAAGTTTCCGAAGATTATCACAACCCGACAGCACATGATGAAGTCCCAAGTCACTCTCTCCAGCAAAGGCTACTGAAAGCATCTCCAACTTTTTGCCATAAGTTCCAATGTACTCAAATGCACGATCAGTTAACAGACCAGAAACAGACAGGCGCCGGAGATCTTTGCAACGCTCAACAATGGCCCCGAAACCCACATCAAGTGGCTCACGAGTAAGATAATCAGGAGTTCGGGGCTCGATTATACAAAGGCGAAAACAAGTAAAGTTGGGTTGATTCCTGGCAATGGTGATCAAGGCGTCATTAGACATTTGGCGGCAGAAGTACAGAACTGACTGTAGCTTTGGACAACCCTCGGAAACAGAAATGAGGCCTTGTTCTGTCAAGGACACATTTGCTTCCAACACATATGGATCAGATGGAAACACCCTCAACTCTCGCAGATCCTTGCAAGACGCCGCCAAGGCATCAAGGCCGACATCTTCAATGTAATCCAATACCTGTAGTCATTATTGATTAGCTACATAATGGAATTGGCAAGCGGAACACATTTGCATAAGAGaacagaaattaaagaaattgCCAGgaaagtaacaaaaacaattaataaaataaaacataaacatacCCAAAGGCGCTGCAAATTTGGGCATTGGCTAACAAGCTTAATAAGGTCAGGACTTTGGATAATGGCGTAGCTCAAATTCAGCGAAGTTAAGCCAGGGCATATAGAATACACAGCTGAAAGATAAGTTGGAACCACATCCCAAAACCAAGACAGGCTCTTGAGTTCCTTGCAGGCCGAGAGGGCACCTGATAAGTTTGACAAGACATCAGGCCGCAACTCAGCTGAGGAGGCCCCTGTCCCCAACTCATCCAGCTGAGGCGCACGGTTAAGTAGATTGGATAGCTTGTCAAGGGGCACTGCACGGTTGAGCCTGAGACTCCTCAGGTTGGGACACCTACCCACCAGGCGCTCCAGGGCAGAGAAACTAACCTCAGAACCCAAGCATGCAATGTTAAGAGAGACAAGTGACGTGTAGGTATCAGGAAAATGGCTCAGCCAATGCCCACTTAGGTCCTCCACATCACTGTCATGCAAGTCCAACTCCCGCAAATTCCTGCATTAGAAATTTAAAACAGTTCAGGCGTTAAAGGAAGAGATGTTTCACAATTTCGGCAACAAGAAGAATTGTACCAAGTGCAGCTGTAAAATTATTCAACTAACTTTCCACAAAATCAGAGTCTACAAGAATAAGTTGACCATTCAAGAAATAAAACTTCACAATTGTTGCCAATCTGAGTTTTTCAAAAGCAAGAGGTGATCAAACTCAAAAGACTCATCCAGAAGTAACTTGAAGAATCTTCATAAAAGCTTAATATCAGCAAAAAGAGGCCTTCATGTactacagaaacaaaaattacaaagaaacatCTGGGAACGCAAAATCAATACACTGTCCAAAGAGCAACCATCCAAAATTAGAAATGAACATCAAGCCAAAACAGTCCAATACAACAAAGTATTCAAACAGAAAAAGTAATTCAGGTGATCTTGCCTAGATTTTGTACAGTAAAAACAAGGGGTTCCACTCAGATCTATCAGAAACAAATGCAGAAAATGATGGATGTGACACTGGCAACAGAGCTAAACCAATTCCAGTCACTAAACATCAATAACACAACAAGGCAACAATTCCACCGTTAAGCCAATGGAGGCAACAATGTGAAGCTCACAAAACAAATCTCAAAGTTTTAGACCTTTACAGTCATTAACCCCTTAAATCATAACCCCACgattataagaaaagaaaacaaaaaagcaaaactTTGAATCAAAATGTAGCAAAAAAGCtgaaaaaaatcaacattttcaaatcatgaattttactatttaaggTCTGACTAAATTTGGAAATTAAGCTCCAGCAACTGTTCACAAGATCCACACTTCCTTTTCCATCTTCCTCGGAATCCAAACGGAAACCCCAAAAGCTCAAGAAaaccaacaaatcaaaaccacaCAGAGCAATAGATATCGACATCACCAGCAGAGAGATGAACCTGCAATTAGCGGCAATGGAGGCCAGGCCATCAGTGCTGAACCCCTCACAGGACGAAAGCACAAGCAGCTTGAAATTCTTGAAAGACTTGGCAATCAGCTCCAAGCTCTCGTCGGTGACGACCATCCTCTTGAGCCTGATCTCTTCCAGCCACGGATAGGCACTGGCCATGGCGGCGATCCAGGGGTACACATAGCCACCCCAGCCCTCCGGGACCAGATTGAAGTCGGCGAAGTGAGGCTTCCCTTTGAGCGTGATGGATCTAACGTCTGGGAACCGTCTGATCATAATCCTAGGGCTGACAGCGTAGCAGTTCCCGACGAATATCCTCCTCCTGCACCACCGCTCGATCTCGTACCACGACTTGCACACCAGCGAGATCGAGTTCCGGTCGCCGTCCGACTGCAGGAACGAGAACACGTGTTCCAGCACCTCCTCCGGGAACGAGCTCGCCATTCTCAGCATTTCCCAAATCTCAAAACCGATTCGAAATCCAAACCAAGCGAGCGAAGaatgagaagaaagagaagcagtGGGAGCTCAGGGACTGTGTTTAGGTTTGTGTGATTTGGATTTTAGATCTGAGACTCCATTTCTGAGAGCaaattggtttttcttttacagtGTAGAAGAGGAGAGCTAGAGAGAgatgcagagagagagagagagaaagaaaagaggatAAGGTTTTATGTTGGGGGAGCTTGGGGTGAGGTTAGTTTTTAACCATGGTTAAAAACCCAGTGGTGGGTTCTGTGCGACTGGTGCCGGTTCAGCGCCGCGATCTCGACACGTGTGAGTCGTGAATCCTCAGCCGTCGGATGCGCGGTGGCAGTGGGGGTGGTCTTATCCGCTGGGCGACCAAGGGCAGCCGCAGAAAACGGGTGTACATAAGGGAGTGGAGCCAAAGGGGAAGCGATATTTCGGACCATATCGCCGTCTCGTGATATTATCGCGATAAAATGGGGGAGGAGTTGGGTTGGGGTAAAGTGTGGTGATGTGTAGCGGAATGGGTAGTGTGTGTGAGGGGGAATCTCATGATTCGCAATGCACGGCTGGATCTGTGGGAGAGTATATCGTGGGGACCACTTGGGAAGAGATGGAggtaaataataataatattaatcgTAATCGTAATTGGTTTAAAATAACAAGGAATGATTTGATGTGAAGTCGCTTGGGTTATGATGACATCACGGCCGTCGAATCATGTGTGACTTGTATCATTCTATCAGGTCCGCAATCAAATTCACTGTACCCGCTTGTCACTCATGTATTATTATTACTTATTTACCATATTCCCTTGAACGTAGAAAAGAAATAGTTTTTACTAGCTATTTTGTTCATGGTAAAATTTCACTATTTCTACTAGTATATCCTTCAAAACTTTCTAAGAAGTTTCACTTAACTCTAGCATAGATCTCTACGAAATATTGTATTGGATCCTATTGTATtactttaaattttaattttcaagaATGTGACAGAAACTCTTAAACGATAAAGTTGAGAAAAATCAAGTGATAGAAACACCAAATTTAATTTGGCTTAAATGAAAGACATACACAAAAGTGGGATACAATAAAATATTGGatagttattttttagatAGTTATGgcgaaaaaaaacaaaataaaaaaggtaaaaattaTAGAGATATAATATCAGCTAATAATAGCATGTCACTTATTGTCCAATTGAATGGTCATGATGGGCAGCGAAATTGCTCAAAGGTACTATACTGCTACTATTTACTACAAACAACTCCACGTGGCATCCAAATCAAAGACCATTCGATGTAGACGTTTTTAACCGTGTGCGGTAAACAATGCGAGTAAATGAGTAATGTATACGGATGCCTCTGTGGGTAATTAATATTTGTGGACCGTAAACGGTTAAAAAGCCGGATAATTTTCACTCAGGGCCGCAGGCTCCCCGGGGTACGACGTACATAACAAGGGCCAGGCGCTAGTCAGAGTACGAAGATACCCTCCTAGGATCACGACCCAACTAGTTACGCTCGCGCTTAaatgagggtaaaatagtcagTCCGTAAATGTCATGGTATTATTGCGATCCACTGCTATGGCATGGACTTCATGGATGATGGACCTGTCCCTTTTCATGTCGAGTTGAAACGAACGGTTGAGATTTTCCTATCGGTCAGCTGGATGGTACAGCTTGTCTCTACTCGGTATTATTTTATTACAAGGAACAGCAAAAAGcgtttgaaaataaataaataaatacaaaatttgCTCGGAAACTTAGGTCTTAATCAGTTAATTAGTATTTTAATCCCCAGTATTTAAATGGTGAGCTGAGTTGTCATGCACGTAAAGATGATTGTTTATTGGTGAAATATCGTGATTAAgatttaaaatataatataattaataaaaaatcagAGGATTTAATTACTAACCCCACGCTCGGTTCTCCGGgaatctctcttcttctcgaCTGAAATAGCTTGGACTTGCTTGCTGTATTTCTGtgttttcaaaaattatttcttacatcattcaacaaaatatgtgcatcgaaaaaaaaatttaaaataatttcCAATTTTTCATGCCTCAAATATTCATGAACAcatatgatatattttttattaataggAACTCAtatgatatttatttaaaatacaaCGACAttcaaatgaaattttaatagGAACTCATatgatattttttaatatgGTATTTTGTTCAGATATTTTTTGATTGACCGCTCACTTATTTCTTTCAAAATGCTTCTTTTGGACGAATTCTAGGACCTATAAATATTGCAAAGATAAataattaaggaaaaaaaattgtaccCTTCCCCAATTCTCAATGCAGATGTACTATTATGATAATCCAAACTTATGACTttgttatatttgttttggtaCATAGATTTATtgtatatttcatattttcaccTACTAAGGTTTTGAcgtatatttgttttgttaatacCCATACAAGTGAAGCAGCATGTTCAATGTGGATGagattaaagaaaacataagatGCAGAAAGAGATTAGTAATGAATAGTATGATACTATAAGCAAACCTAAGTTGTGACAACTGAGCGAAATGTATGCTAGCATATACACGTAAGTCACTACATACTTGTTTATATGATCTTAAGTTATTGATGTGTTATTCTATCGACGAAAATTATCATTGTGTTAAACATAATAAACTTAAGTTGTTAAACGATCTcgcaacaaaattaagaaggTTTTCAAACAAGATATCCACAAAGGTTTATGGTTATGAGCAATAATCATTGTCGTAAGCGTAGTTAACACATGAAAGTAAGAGCTTCATGAACAAATGTAGCCCTTTTTTGTATAACAATCACCTTTGTGACACTTTGTATctcctagctagcttctttcGCATGTTATATTACTGCGTGATTTCCATCTTTCCCTAAGTGGGAAGGTTGTATACAGAGAggttcaaaaaataaaactgctATATCCCTTTAACCTCGTACGCAACTAGTAATTAAAGAACAACATAGgcttttcttctcttaaaTCCCTATATTTATGAAGGATTATATAGTAGATTATCCCTTCTTCGTCCTTGGACTGGTGCATTATTCCACtaccagtttttttttttttttttagtctgAACCACTATCAGCTTCAATTGCACTAGTTATCTAATCAGACGTGCAACCTTCTAAAACCAAAGAAATGATAATTACAAACGTGACTTGTCTTCATGGGTAAAAAGAATTTTACTCATACCAGACAACCTGAAAGCAACTTAGGCCTCGTTTAACTATTAAAAAAGCAAAGTTGTCCCTTTGGGAACGCTGAAGGAAATGAAACGTTTTCATGAAGGGAAAGGAAATATGAGGGGAAGTAGTTtcttccaaaatccaaaataaacaactttcttatctcattttcttgcatTTAGTACTCACAACACATTATTTTATTACACTATTTAACAACTGTCTGGATGAGTTGTTTTACGTCACCAAACATCGCAATAGAAGGTACTCGGGAATTGTCGTTTCCCTTCTTGtaggaaaaacaaatgaattacTTTCATTTCAACGAAACAAATGAGACCTTAGTGAAACTACCTTAAAGTTCAACCAGCATGAAAGTAAAATTGTAACAAACTACGACCGAAAGGGTTAAGAGAAACTCAAACACTAGCTTATTCTAACACAAGGAACCACCATACGCAAATGGGGGTCACCCAAGGTTGTCCTTTTCAACCACCATCGCTAAAGCCACCATAGCAAGGAATGAAGCCTAATCCTAAGAGAAGTCCCCCAACAAAACCTTACCCCAACATGAACACCAAGCCTAAAAGAAAACCCAATACCATTAAGGGCACCTATAAAGTGATAAAACTGGGCACCCTATCGTCCTTCCCATAGTCGAAACCTCAACAGTGCAATCTTCCTCAACGAAGGCACCCCCGCCTAGACCTCCAACCCCAAAGCTTGATGGAGATTGAGACCACTACCAGCTTGTAATCTGCCACCATACCAACCAACATATCCGGAAACCCTGAACAGTTGCCCAAAACATAGAGCCCGACAATAGGGTAGCAAGGGTTCGACTGGTGGATTCGACAACACCGCAACTTGTTAAACAACGACAAACATGACCCGTAAATCATCTTGTACCAATGTATTATATACAATTACGCCCCAAACCCGAACTAATGTGACACCTCTGACTTCACCCCTCGACACCTAGCGCTCACCGCCGCCATCAACAATACCATCACTTGCAACTTAGATAAGTACTGCCTAGATCCCTTCCATCACGACTCCATATCCACTCAAAATGCCAATTCTCGCTCTAGAATCTCCTCTTTGTCGAATCCCGAAGCCATCCCTCCACCAGCGAAATTGACAAGGCCAAGAAGACATAGGTTAAAGCTGGCCTAGAATGATCTCCCCATGAACAAGGAATTCGCCTGCGCCACCACCCCCGAACGAGGTGGTGCACCCCAAGCCCTAGATCTCTTCCATCGCAACAACTCCATATCCACTCAAAATGCCGATTCTTGCTCGAGAATCCCCGCTTCGTCGTATCCCGAAGCCATCCCTCCACGGGCGAAATTGACAAGGCCAAAAAGACATAGGTTAAAGCTGGCCTAGAATGATCTCCCCATGAACAAGGAATTCGCCTGCGCCACCACCTTGATCGAGGTGGTGCGCCCCAAGCCCTAGCATAGTaggtattttcattttctctgtttttctttttataatggATTGTTGAAAAAGTAATGTCTattaacgtacgtacgtatgaGATGTGAAGCAAGCCGGTAGAAAGTAATGGCAACAGAAAAATCTGAATGATATGATTTCATGAGGAGATACTAGGTCTAAATTAATGATCACTTTAATGTATTTGAAAGCTATGATATGATGCCCCATATGACTTGTTTGCGCATCAAGTGATTCATATCATAGATATAATTATAACTCTCCACGTGATTGAAACCTAAGTTTGATGATTTGTTAATGACATTTGATAATGTTGTCAATTTCTTATACGTTAGTGGAAGAGTCTTTATCTTGTCATTGATTAAACTCTAATCACTCTCTCCATCTACATCACGAGCAATTAGTGCTTCCAAACTTTGAATTTGTATACTAATCGATGATATGTAACATAAGTCAGAAGACACCAATCGAATCCGAGCAGTATTTAAGAGAAATGTagaattttcatcagctgaaTCCAGAAAATTATATCAAGAGGATAATAATTATTACCAATGAGGCAATGACACATTGAAAAAGCCTTAGTATTGTACATACCAGAAATGATGTATGGATCACTATAATTTGTTGTTGAAACCATTCATCGTCGTTATATGAGATACGGTACAAAGCTTGATCATCAACGTTGATTGATTGATATGTAAAAATCTAAAAGAGAACCAATCAAGACATATTGGACGATGCAAACGATTGAGACAAGATGTATTAAGTAAATgcgtttgttttgttttttcttgtttcatataggcttcatctttttttctttttttttttatcaaatagtTTATTTCAATAGAGGAATTACATTAAGGAGTGGTCTCATTAAACCTAATAAACATTAGGAAAAGTACCGCACTCCACTTGAAACAACTCAACAGTCTACTCAATGTAGAAATAAAACTCATCACATAGACTCATTAGCAATAGTATAAACTAACCAATCTGAGACAAGCTGCCACCAATATGTTAGGTGAGGAAGGGATGGCACATAACACTCCAcagactcatataggcttcatcttaatttgtatctttgttttatttatttattttgttatgaaaaGAGATATATACTCTTATGAGTTGATTCAAATGGAAGCTGAGGACACAAAACAAGATgtaaaataaactaaataagaaaattgtgaatgttttctttttctttttctttttccaataGAGCTTTGATACCTTGTACCAAGATCTTGACACCCCAAGGAATGGAGCATGCACCTATCGTTGTGGCTATAGTGCCTTGCTAGAGGCCTAGAGCTATAGGGCTTGGATCTAAGTGGGCATCAAACAGGAAATGTCGCAAACTTTTGTTGACTACAACtttaaaaagaacaaaaggtGGATAAGCTAAGAATGGTCACTCAACTATGGTGTATATCAAATCGAGAAACCATGGTGTATATTAGATGGCTCCTACTAACGAAAATAAGAGATAGTAAAACAGATAAGTAATGGAGTTTCTACACCACCGTGGAGGCTGCTCAAGTTAATCCAAGACATCAAGACTTTGAGCAACTCCTTTGAGTCTGTGTGTTTTAAATATGTGTTTAGAGAAGCAAACTTTGTAGCCAATATTTTAGTCAATCTACGTCATAGGCTTagtaatttatgtttttgggaGGAGAATATTCCGTCAGAAACATcttttgctttggtttttgaCGTTGTAAATCTCGGGTGCACTAGAGGCACCTCAATTTAATTGAGTTCAGtttcttatcaaaaaaaaaacagataagTATGTAGTCGATCCTCATGGAAATTAACCAACAATTAGCCATGCCAAAAATGCTTATACAATGCAAATTTTAAAACTCTTGTTATGACTTAACAACGTGCAGATATAGGATGATCTTTGTCTGCGAGAGATCTTCTGGTCGATGGAGGCTAGGGTAAATATAACCATATCACCCGCATTTGCGAGGTAAAGGTAAACTGATAAACCGAGGCACCAGTTGACACCGGAGACAAGAGAGACACAACCAAGGACATAAAGCCCAAAATTTGTAGGGAGGGGGGGGGGTCCCTAAATTAACAAGAACTGGCCGCATGGCGGGTGAGACGTCCTTTGTAGTtttcagagaagaagaagatgaggaggagaggatcacTAGAGAGGGGGCGGGGTGGCCTCCAAAGTCCAAAGTCTGCCTGCCCTAGTTGTGCCGGCCTGCTCCGTCTAATCAAAACTTCAGTGACAGACCTACACCACCTTTTCCtttaatctctctctcactatcttctccttccttgGCGTGAGCTTTTTACCTTCGGCTACGATTTGGACCTGTGGTTTTGACCGATAACAGAAAAGTTAAGCATAGAGAAAGCAAAGCAGAGAAGCTTAGGGAAAGCTTTACGAAAGTAACAGCAACAGTAACAGTAACAGTAACAGTGCTGCGCGCTTTGACAATGGTGGCTATACTTATCATCACCGACGGCGATCATCTCTCTCAGGAATCACATCCTGTACTGTGTACAAGTACTGACGTGGCGGCAGGTGGTTCAGCGGGACGCTCTTCTTAATCTGTATGGTTGACTGTGGTTTACGCTACGTCCAATTTGATCGTGATCATTGTAACTCGTTTTTTCGTCGTGCCTTTTTCACAGTTAGGTTGAGCTTTTGGACAAAGGTTGGAATTTTACCTAATTTTTCCGGCCTATGAATCTATGTGTTCGACACGTGGCGTAGTGGGTGTATCTTTTAGGTAAAACTGGAATTTTGATTGGAGATTGGAAGTACACACGATTAGAATGTGGCTTTCTTTGATCTTTGATTTGCATGAAGGTGTGTTTCTCGAAAACGAATTTGGATAGAGATGACGAGAAGAGAAAGCACGTATAAGCTCCTGTCATATTAGACTAATCGTAcgaaaagaagaagttagaTGAAGGAGAACGTATGTAAGTAGTGCATCTATACTTAATTTCCGTATATCGTAATCACATTGTTAAATTAAGGATGTTGGTACTAGAAATGGATATTGTTCAAATCGGCACTCATCTTATCTTTTAATTTACAATCTATCCAAAATTTTAACGTGAGGTATATATGACCTCAAATACACATGCATACACATGCATATGGTGAAACTTGAAGCCGATCGCACACACAGGTGATTGATATGAGATCACATGCGTATTGGGTGTTATGTCAACTCACGAACAATTTGGTATGATAAcatgaaaactaaaatttcGAGCATTAAGCTCGAAATTATTTAGTTATAAGTAGATATTTTCAATAATGCAAGACATTACTTAATTTCGATATCTTCCTTCTAGTgttcttattgattttttttattcttctaaTTCAgtaattcttatttttttcttttatcatgtCGATGGTAGACGCAAATCTAAACTGTAACTCTGTAAATCATAAGCAACTCCAAACATGTAATATGAACAAAACGATGATAGATTCTCCTAATAATAGTTCCATGTCGCAGAACTTATAGGATCAAATACAGTTCGTACCCAACTATCTGGTAATTGACACCAGCAATCATTTACATGAAAACGCTTCAACAACATCTGCCATGTTCATGCAAGCTAGTACGTACGAACTTGGATCCAAGCTCAACTGTACTACTATTACAGTTGCAGATATATAGATCCATATGTTCTATACATGTTAGAGATCGGATATATGAACTGGTTGGTTTCCATTAAAAGTAGAGGCACCATGTTCTACCCGCAGCCTTCCTTGAACCTTTCTGCTGAGTTTGTCTACAAGAAAGACAAACTAAGATTCGGTACGCATGCTCTAACAGTATAGCTATAAGAATAGCTTGAGCTCATGAAATTCATGGTttaattgtttaattatttggAGAGGAACTATCCATAGTTAGCCATCAATTAAATTAGCAAATCAGTTCTCTTACGCCATTACTTCGTTGCTTCTTGATACTATTTCAGTCATAAGCTTCTCAATTTGTCCTATATGTGGAGAAAATGAGGCATCTGattaaagaaacaatatgCATGTTCATGGCCGGTGTCTCCATTAGTCATCGGTCATTCTTATGAGAACAAGTTCAACCATAGTTTTTCCAACTCGTGATTGTTATCGTCTCTTCTTTAATTATCGGGTATCaatttttggatgatttgaatgattttttatttgtttattgtgAGAAAACATTGATATAGCGCTAATGATGTTAAGAATCAAAGAACGATTAAAATTCAATAGTATAACAAATTTCACACAttaatcttttttatgtttaacATGCATGTATTAAAGAATTCATAAAATAAGATATCAGATTCATTCTAATTTGAGACGATCACTTGAGGATAAGAGATTGTGTTTGTACAAAATATAGTAGACCTCTCATGTACACAAAGTAGTTGGGAGCTATGCATGAGCTATAATTAATGGATACACGTAGCTAGGTACAATTTTATCACATTCAAGTAACTTACATTTAAATCTAACTTACAACGGTGAAAACACCAAACTTAATATTTACAAGAAAACTGTTCGAGTTGCTCTAAGCTTAAACACTATAAAACACGTCCATTTAGTGTTGTACCCAACTTGATTAAAACTTACGGCTATCGACTTGCCTTCACATCGGAGGAGAGAACTTGTGCTAGCCCAATACTCCCAAAACCGTAACTGGTACCACCATCTCCAGCAACACATTCGTACCATGAAGCATGCTTTGTTGGGGGCAAAAGAAGCTGGATCATTTGTTACAATGCTCATGTCCTTCAACTTAAGGACCACTTTGGTGGGTGTAAGATCAAAATTCTCCTTCATCTCTAGGGCTTCGATAAGTTAATTTCATGGGACCTTTTTGGTTCTAATTACGTAGCTGTCTTAGGTTCGTGGTCCTCTTGATGGAGGGTGTGATTTGATCGGATGGCTCTACTTCATTGATTGAACTATGTAGCTAT
Encoded proteins:
- the LOC101308246 gene encoding protein TRANSPORT INHIBITOR RESPONSE 1-like, translating into MLRMASSFPEEVLEHVFSFLQSDGDRNSISLVCKSWYEIERWCRRRIFVGNCYAVSPRIMIRRFPDVRSITLKGKPHFADFNLVPEGWGGYVYPWIAAMASAYPWLEEIRLKRMVVTDESLELIAKSFKNFKLLVLSSCEGFSTDGLASIAANCRNLRELDLHDSDVEDLSGHWLSHFPDTYTSLVSLNIACLGSEVSFSALERLVGRCPNLRSLRLNRAVPLDKLSNLLNRAPQLDELGTGASSAELRPDVLSNLSGALSACKELKSLSWFWDVVPTYLSAVYSICPGLTSLNLSYAIIQSPDLIKLVSQCPNLQRLWVLDYIEDVGLDALAASCKDLRELRVFPSDPYVLEANVSLTEQGLISVSEGCPKLQSVLYFCRQMSNDALITIARNQPNFTCFRLCIIEPRTPDYLTREPLDVGFGAIVERCKDLRRLSVSGLLTDRAFEYIGTYGKKLEMLSVAFAGESDLGLHHVLSGCDNLRKLEIRDCPFGDKALLANAAKLETMRSLWMSSCSVSYGACKLLGQKLPRLNVEVIDERGHPELRPESCPVEKLYIYRSVAGPRFDMPGFIWTMDEHSAVRLT